The following are from one region of the Osmerus eperlanus unplaced genomic scaffold, fOsmEpe2.1 SCAFFOLD_336, whole genome shotgun sequence genome:
- the znf219 gene encoding zinc finger protein 219 isoform X1, protein MMTWCVINLFAASPDGMERRRVAIRALKEAAIREVCLPSARTPKHGSPAHTLLRVMDSPPECLLALTCEPPQSPPTLPSLDHSPQASPSPHTQISPPHSPLALLSSPLAPSPLASGHSPDAAPYFHLSPFPLRGEDEDDEEELDGAPPSPTPAVALFPGGGPAEVCSPTSESSPPATPSGPLPGFGALELALSSGQSATCSDELDLQLFQQKDAVAGATAGVGGAPGGPALRFSCHVCGKRFRFQSILSLHARAHTLDRDRRASALYRTGSGAALGRIKPHQNHVDFPTQNHSLPNSLSTALTQNRREEDRNEEEADEEDRVLEEELPTNQNQPFLMMDEATPLTPPLTEDTSLTSPYSSSGGPSHTEESAPATALTPSFRCHACKGKFRTASELARHVRILHNPYKCTLCPFSASQEESLASHLLESHHHPSLSLPDSPLPPYTPPLPPYTPRPTILATPDIPVPTPALTPNPPPGPPAVAPAVAPAAAAAAAPPLPAFRCETCGQRFTQSWFLKGHMRKHKDSLDHKCQVCGRGFKEPWFLKNHMKVHLNKLGLKAGLGGLGGLGSLGLAAAADQPKGSVSNQGLNALYSSLLLAQRGNAGGGGGGGRGGRGKAERDGGRGGSSKSAILGYLGLPGDGGGASCMERLQAVAQVAEMGNGGMGGGSGGGRGGGGGDPTGMDGGEQAAMWQLVARSLMAAQQAQQSQQQQRARGQQHRGSPRTPSSLLGEPDQVRAYLGSLETREEAGSGAAAGAGAGGAGMGGPWECPDCGKLFRSLQQVVVHARVHTQRPQKGNPSPQQRGGAGEEEGGGGRRGGRGRGGEVKHHGGGSQHQTAAAGFHSVISSLQGENGLTGVSSGSSGPSRERVRGTGVKDCPYCGKAFRSSHHLKVHLRVHTGERPYKCPHCDYAGTQSGSLKYHLQRHHREQRNALAASSASSSSSPGLTTTTTTTTSSPGASSSGAQRAEATAVAKPRRPQALSSQGLASRGPAEAPSSRHGQPWILGLPEQRDQKSQGALREADLESQYRYLSGVMGALYQGGLGLGLGVEGGWTRDSPSSPPLQPASKAPKVSRRKPLTTSRMVPSNGRSGKGGSTSRGGSLEGGFEPLDLSRRPSPGLGGLEEEGGGAGGGGGAGVTLSQCLFCPFRTSSAELMAMHLQVNHTTRRKRGAPSTPANAVDEDSPRRPPQPQAHPQPDPLALWRYLNEAGAGERATLEEWASTRTTSTLNGVPSVERDQAGSHYNHNHQPLSDLLLQSSAKRTSRGRMEKERKTEREEEMEEEEEEMEEEEEEEEEMEEEGLEPESSSAGESPRDGRQRGGLSLSLSPPPLGPDHMPREEGGVMGD, encoded by the exons ATGATGACGTGGTGTGTCATTAATCTCTTCGCCGCCTCTCCC GACGGTATGGAACGGCGGCGCGTGGCTATCCG AGCATTGAAGGAGGCTGCCATCAGAGAAGTGTGTCTCCCCTCAGCCAGGACACCCAAGCATGgctcaccagcacacacactactg AGAGTAATGGATTCTCCTCCAGAGTGTCTGTTGGCCCTCACCTGTGAGCCCCCCCAGTCTCCGCCCACCCTGCcctctctggaccacagcccccaggcttctccctctccccacacccagATCTCCCCCCCGCAcagccccctggccctgctctccagccccctggcccccagccccctggcctcCGGCCACAGCCCCGACGCGGCCCCCTACTTCCACctgtcccccttccccctccgaGGCGAGGATGAGGACGACGAGGAAGAGCTGGACGGGGCCCCTCCGTCGCCCACCCCCGCCGTGGCCCTCTTCCCAGGAGGGGGACCTGCGGAGGTGTGCAGCCCCACGTCCGAGAGCTCTCCCCCGGCCACGCCGTCCGGCCCTCTCCCCGGCTTCGGAGCCCTGGAGCTGGCCCTCTCATCGGGCCAGAGCGCCACATGCAGCGACGAGCTGGACTTGCAGCTCTTCCAGCAGAAGGACGCCGTCGCCGGGGCGACAGCCGGGGTGGGAGGAGCCCCGGGAGGCCCCGCCCTCAGGTTCTCGTGTCACGTGTGCGGGAAGCGGTTCAGGTTCCAGAGCATTCTGTCGCTCCACGCCCGCGCTCACACACTGGACCGGGACAGGCGGGCTTCGGCTCTGTAccggacaggaagtggagcagcCCTGGGCCGGATCAAACCCCATCAGAACCACGTAGACTTTCCCACTCAGAACCACAGCCTCCCAAACTCACTGTCGACCGCGCTCACACAGAACCGGAGAGAGGAAGACCGCAACGAGGAGGAGGCGGACGAAGAGGACCGCGTTCTGGAAGAGGAGCTCCCGACCAATCAGAACCAGCCATTCCTGATGATGGATGAAGCCACGCCCCTGACTCCGCCCCTAACCGAGGACACGTCACTCACCTCCCCCTACTCGTCATCGGGTGGCCCCTCCCACACGGAAGAGTCCGCCCCGGCGACAGCCCTGACTCCCTCGTTTCGTTGCCACGCCTGCAAGGGAAAGTTCCGGACCGCGTCGGAACTGGCCCGCCACGTCCGAATCCTCCACAACCCCTACAAGTGCACCCTGTGCCCCTTCTCCGCCAGCCAGGAGGAAAGCCTTGCGTCCCACCTTCTTGAaagccaccaccacccctccctgtccctgccagactcccctctacccccctacaccccccctctacccccctacaccccccggCCCACCATCCTAGCCACCCCCGACATCCCCGTACCCACCCCCGCCCTCACTCCGAACCCCCCGCCCGGTCCTCCGGCGGTGGCTCCGGCGGTGGCTCCGGCGGCGGCAGCCGCGGCGGCGCCCCCCCTGCCCGCGTTCCGGTGCGAGACGTGTGGCCAGCGCTTCACCCAGTCCTGGTTCCTCAAGGGTCACATGAGGAAGCACAAGGACTCCCTCGACCACAAGTGTCAGGTGTGCGGCCGAGGCTTCAAGGAGCCCTGGTTCCTCAAGAACCACATGAAGGTCCACCTCAACAAGCTGGGTCTCAAGGCAGGCCTCGGGGGCCTCGGGGGCCTGGGAAGCCTGGGGCTTGCGGCGGCGGCAGACCAGCCCAAAGGCTCAGTGTCCAACCAGGGGCTGAACGCCCTCTACTCCAGCCTCCTGCTGGCCCAGCGTGGCaatgcaggaggagggggcggaggagggaggggagggcgggggaaaGCGGAGCGCGACGGAGGCCGGGGTGGCTCCAGCAAGTCGGCCATCTTGGGCTACCTGGGGTTGCCCGGCGACGGGGGCGGGGCCAGCTGCATGGAACGCCTCCAGGCGGTGGCCCAGGTGGCGGAGATGGGGAACGGgggaatggggggagggagcggaggaggaagaggaggaggaggaggagatccgacggggatggatggaggagagcaggcgGCCATGTGGCAGCTGGTGGCTCGTAGTCTCATGGCCGCCCAGCAAGCGCAGCAGTCCCAGCAGCAGCAACGCGCTCGGGGGCAGCAACACCGCGGCTCCCCCAggacaccctcctccctcctggggGAGCCCGACCAGGTCAGGGCCTACCTCGGAAGtctggagaccagggaggaggcGGGGTCCGGGGCCGCGGCTGGagccggggcggggggggcggggatggGAGGGCCCTGGGAGTGCCCGGACTGTGGGAAGCTGTTCCGGAGCCTCCAGCAGGTCGTCGTCCACGCTCGCGTCCACACCCAGAGGCCCCAGAAGGGGAATCCTTCGCCCCAGCAGCGAGGAGGcgccggggaggaggagggaggaggtggacggagaggagggagagggagaggtggagaggtgaagcACCACGGCGGAGGGTCGCAGCATCAAACAGCGGCTGCAGGGTTCCACTCTGTTATCTCCTCCTTACAAG GAGAGAACGGGCTGACGGGTGTGTCGTCAGGATCTTCCGGGCCGTCCAGGGAGCGCGTGCGCGGCACAGGGGTGAAAGACTGCCCCTACTGCGGTAAAGCCTTCCGCTCCTCACACCACCTCAAAGTGCACTTGAGAGTTCACACAg GCGAGAGACCGTACAAGTGCCCCCACTGTGACTACGCCGGCACCCAGTCAGGCTCCTTGAAGTACCACCTCCAGAGACACCACCGGGAGCAGCGCAACGccctggccgcctcctccgcctcgtcctcctcctcgcccggcctcaccaccaccaccaccaccaccacctcctcccccggaGCCTCCTCCTCCGGAGCTCAGAGGGCCGAGGCGACGGCCGTGGCCAAGCCACGCAGGCCGCAGGCCCTCTCGAGTCAGGGTCTGGCGTCGCGAGGCCCGGCGGAGGCCCCTTCCTCCAGGCACGGCCAGCCCTGGATCCTGGGTCTGCCCGAGCAGAGGGACCAGAAGTCCCAGGGAGCCCTGAGGGAAGCTGACCTGGAGAGCCAGTATCGGTACTTGTCCGGGGTGATGGGTGCGTTGTACCAGGgaggcctgggtctggggctgGGCGTGGAAGGCGGGTGGACCAGGGACtcgccctcttcccctcccctgcagCCGGCGTCCAAGGCCCCCAAGGTGTCCAGGCGCAAGCCTCTCACCACCAGCCGGATGGTGCCGTCCAACGGGCGCAGCGGCAAGGGAGGTTCCACCTCGCGCGGAGGCTCCCTAGAGGGGGGGTTTGAGCCTCTGGATCTATCCCGCCGCCCGTCCCCTgggctgggaggactggaggaggagggaggaggagcgggtggaggaggtggagctggGGTGACCCTGAGCCAGTGCCTGTTCTGCCCGTTCCGCACGTCGTCGGCCGAGCTGATGGCCATGCATCTCCAGGTCAACCACACCACCCGGCGCAAGAGGGGAGCCCCGTCCACACCCGCCAACGCCGTGGATGAGGACAGCCCCCGgagacccccccagccccaggcccacccacagcccgaccccctGGCCCTCTGGAGGTACCTGAATGAGGCCGGGGCGGGGGAGCGGGCCACTCTGGAAGAGTGGGCCTCGACCCGGACAACCTCCACCCTCAACGGGGTCCCCTCGGTGGAGCGAGACCAGGCGGGGAGCCACTACAACCACAACCACCAGCCTTTGTCTGATCTCCTCCTCCAATCCTCCGCCAAGAGGACGAGCCGAggaaggatggagaaagagagaaagacggaacgggaggaggagatggaggaggaagaggaggagatggaggaggaggaagaggaggaagaagagatggaggaggaaggttTGGAGCCTGAGAGCAGCAGCGCTGGTGAATCACCCAGagatgggagacagagaggagggctatccctctccctgtcccctcctcccctggggcCGGACCACATGcctagagaggaggggggagtgatggGGGACTAA
- the znf219 gene encoding zinc finger protein 219 isoform X2 produces MDSPPECLLALTCEPPQSPPTLPSLDHSPQASPSPHTQISPPHSPLALLSSPLAPSPLASGHSPDAAPYFHLSPFPLRGEDEDDEEELDGAPPSPTPAVALFPGGGPAEVCSPTSESSPPATPSGPLPGFGALELALSSGQSATCSDELDLQLFQQKDAVAGATAGVGGAPGGPALRFSCHVCGKRFRFQSILSLHARAHTLDRDRRASALYRTGSGAALGRIKPHQNHVDFPTQNHSLPNSLSTALTQNRREEDRNEEEADEEDRVLEEELPTNQNQPFLMMDEATPLTPPLTEDTSLTSPYSSSGGPSHTEESAPATALTPSFRCHACKGKFRTASELARHVRILHNPYKCTLCPFSASQEESLASHLLESHHHPSLSLPDSPLPPYTPPLPPYTPRPTILATPDIPVPTPALTPNPPPGPPAVAPAVAPAAAAAAAPPLPAFRCETCGQRFTQSWFLKGHMRKHKDSLDHKCQVCGRGFKEPWFLKNHMKVHLNKLGLKAGLGGLGGLGSLGLAAAADQPKGSVSNQGLNALYSSLLLAQRGNAGGGGGGGRGGRGKAERDGGRGGSSKSAILGYLGLPGDGGGASCMERLQAVAQVAEMGNGGMGGGSGGGRGGGGGDPTGMDGGEQAAMWQLVARSLMAAQQAQQSQQQQRARGQQHRGSPRTPSSLLGEPDQVRAYLGSLETREEAGSGAAAGAGAGGAGMGGPWECPDCGKLFRSLQQVVVHARVHTQRPQKGNPSPQQRGGAGEEEGGGGRRGGRGRGGEVKHHGGGSQHQTAAAGFHSVISSLQGENGLTGVSSGSSGPSRERVRGTGVKDCPYCGKAFRSSHHLKVHLRVHTGERPYKCPHCDYAGTQSGSLKYHLQRHHREQRNALAASSASSSSSPGLTTTTTTTTSSPGASSSGAQRAEATAVAKPRRPQALSSQGLASRGPAEAPSSRHGQPWILGLPEQRDQKSQGALREADLESQYRYLSGVMGALYQGGLGLGLGVEGGWTRDSPSSPPLQPASKAPKVSRRKPLTTSRMVPSNGRSGKGGSTSRGGSLEGGFEPLDLSRRPSPGLGGLEEEGGGAGGGGGAGVTLSQCLFCPFRTSSAELMAMHLQVNHTTRRKRGAPSTPANAVDEDSPRRPPQPQAHPQPDPLALWRYLNEAGAGERATLEEWASTRTTSTLNGVPSVERDQAGSHYNHNHQPLSDLLLQSSAKRTSRGRMEKERKTEREEEMEEEEEEMEEEEEEEEEMEEEGLEPESSSAGESPRDGRQRGGLSLSLSPPPLGPDHMPREEGGVMGD; encoded by the exons ATGGATTCTCCTCCAGAGTGTCTGTTGGCCCTCACCTGTGAGCCCCCCCAGTCTCCGCCCACCCTGCcctctctggaccacagcccccaggcttctccctctccccacacccagATCTCCCCCCCGCAcagccccctggccctgctctccagccccctggcccccagccccctggcctcCGGCCACAGCCCCGACGCGGCCCCCTACTTCCACctgtcccccttccccctccgaGGCGAGGATGAGGACGACGAGGAAGAGCTGGACGGGGCCCCTCCGTCGCCCACCCCCGCCGTGGCCCTCTTCCCAGGAGGGGGACCTGCGGAGGTGTGCAGCCCCACGTCCGAGAGCTCTCCCCCGGCCACGCCGTCCGGCCCTCTCCCCGGCTTCGGAGCCCTGGAGCTGGCCCTCTCATCGGGCCAGAGCGCCACATGCAGCGACGAGCTGGACTTGCAGCTCTTCCAGCAGAAGGACGCCGTCGCCGGGGCGACAGCCGGGGTGGGAGGAGCCCCGGGAGGCCCCGCCCTCAGGTTCTCGTGTCACGTGTGCGGGAAGCGGTTCAGGTTCCAGAGCATTCTGTCGCTCCACGCCCGCGCTCACACACTGGACCGGGACAGGCGGGCTTCGGCTCTGTAccggacaggaagtggagcagcCCTGGGCCGGATCAAACCCCATCAGAACCACGTAGACTTTCCCACTCAGAACCACAGCCTCCCAAACTCACTGTCGACCGCGCTCACACAGAACCGGAGAGAGGAAGACCGCAACGAGGAGGAGGCGGACGAAGAGGACCGCGTTCTGGAAGAGGAGCTCCCGACCAATCAGAACCAGCCATTCCTGATGATGGATGAAGCCACGCCCCTGACTCCGCCCCTAACCGAGGACACGTCACTCACCTCCCCCTACTCGTCATCGGGTGGCCCCTCCCACACGGAAGAGTCCGCCCCGGCGACAGCCCTGACTCCCTCGTTTCGTTGCCACGCCTGCAAGGGAAAGTTCCGGACCGCGTCGGAACTGGCCCGCCACGTCCGAATCCTCCACAACCCCTACAAGTGCACCCTGTGCCCCTTCTCCGCCAGCCAGGAGGAAAGCCTTGCGTCCCACCTTCTTGAaagccaccaccacccctccctgtccctgccagactcccctctacccccctacaccccccctctacccccctacaccccccggCCCACCATCCTAGCCACCCCCGACATCCCCGTACCCACCCCCGCCCTCACTCCGAACCCCCCGCCCGGTCCTCCGGCGGTGGCTCCGGCGGTGGCTCCGGCGGCGGCAGCCGCGGCGGCGCCCCCCCTGCCCGCGTTCCGGTGCGAGACGTGTGGCCAGCGCTTCACCCAGTCCTGGTTCCTCAAGGGTCACATGAGGAAGCACAAGGACTCCCTCGACCACAAGTGTCAGGTGTGCGGCCGAGGCTTCAAGGAGCCCTGGTTCCTCAAGAACCACATGAAGGTCCACCTCAACAAGCTGGGTCTCAAGGCAGGCCTCGGGGGCCTCGGGGGCCTGGGAAGCCTGGGGCTTGCGGCGGCGGCAGACCAGCCCAAAGGCTCAGTGTCCAACCAGGGGCTGAACGCCCTCTACTCCAGCCTCCTGCTGGCCCAGCGTGGCaatgcaggaggagggggcggaggagggaggggagggcgggggaaaGCGGAGCGCGACGGAGGCCGGGGTGGCTCCAGCAAGTCGGCCATCTTGGGCTACCTGGGGTTGCCCGGCGACGGGGGCGGGGCCAGCTGCATGGAACGCCTCCAGGCGGTGGCCCAGGTGGCGGAGATGGGGAACGGgggaatggggggagggagcggaggaggaagaggaggaggaggaggagatccgacggggatggatggaggagagcaggcgGCCATGTGGCAGCTGGTGGCTCGTAGTCTCATGGCCGCCCAGCAAGCGCAGCAGTCCCAGCAGCAGCAACGCGCTCGGGGGCAGCAACACCGCGGCTCCCCCAggacaccctcctccctcctggggGAGCCCGACCAGGTCAGGGCCTACCTCGGAAGtctggagaccagggaggaggcGGGGTCCGGGGCCGCGGCTGGagccggggcggggggggcggggatggGAGGGCCCTGGGAGTGCCCGGACTGTGGGAAGCTGTTCCGGAGCCTCCAGCAGGTCGTCGTCCACGCTCGCGTCCACACCCAGAGGCCCCAGAAGGGGAATCCTTCGCCCCAGCAGCGAGGAGGcgccggggaggaggagggaggaggtggacggagaggagggagagggagaggtggagaggtgaagcACCACGGCGGAGGGTCGCAGCATCAAACAGCGGCTGCAGGGTTCCACTCTGTTATCTCCTCCTTACAAG GAGAGAACGGGCTGACGGGTGTGTCGTCAGGATCTTCCGGGCCGTCCAGGGAGCGCGTGCGCGGCACAGGGGTGAAAGACTGCCCCTACTGCGGTAAAGCCTTCCGCTCCTCACACCACCTCAAAGTGCACTTGAGAGTTCACACAg GCGAGAGACCGTACAAGTGCCCCCACTGTGACTACGCCGGCACCCAGTCAGGCTCCTTGAAGTACCACCTCCAGAGACACCACCGGGAGCAGCGCAACGccctggccgcctcctccgcctcgtcctcctcctcgcccggcctcaccaccaccaccaccaccaccacctcctcccccggaGCCTCCTCCTCCGGAGCTCAGAGGGCCGAGGCGACGGCCGTGGCCAAGCCACGCAGGCCGCAGGCCCTCTCGAGTCAGGGTCTGGCGTCGCGAGGCCCGGCGGAGGCCCCTTCCTCCAGGCACGGCCAGCCCTGGATCCTGGGTCTGCCCGAGCAGAGGGACCAGAAGTCCCAGGGAGCCCTGAGGGAAGCTGACCTGGAGAGCCAGTATCGGTACTTGTCCGGGGTGATGGGTGCGTTGTACCAGGgaggcctgggtctggggctgGGCGTGGAAGGCGGGTGGACCAGGGACtcgccctcttcccctcccctgcagCCGGCGTCCAAGGCCCCCAAGGTGTCCAGGCGCAAGCCTCTCACCACCAGCCGGATGGTGCCGTCCAACGGGCGCAGCGGCAAGGGAGGTTCCACCTCGCGCGGAGGCTCCCTAGAGGGGGGGTTTGAGCCTCTGGATCTATCCCGCCGCCCGTCCCCTgggctgggaggactggaggaggagggaggaggagcgggtggaggaggtggagctggGGTGACCCTGAGCCAGTGCCTGTTCTGCCCGTTCCGCACGTCGTCGGCCGAGCTGATGGCCATGCATCTCCAGGTCAACCACACCACCCGGCGCAAGAGGGGAGCCCCGTCCACACCCGCCAACGCCGTGGATGAGGACAGCCCCCGgagacccccccagccccaggcccacccacagcccgaccccctGGCCCTCTGGAGGTACCTGAATGAGGCCGGGGCGGGGGAGCGGGCCACTCTGGAAGAGTGGGCCTCGACCCGGACAACCTCCACCCTCAACGGGGTCCCCTCGGTGGAGCGAGACCAGGCGGGGAGCCACTACAACCACAACCACCAGCCTTTGTCTGATCTCCTCCTCCAATCCTCCGCCAAGAGGACGAGCCGAggaaggatggagaaagagagaaagacggaacgggaggaggagatggaggaggaagaggaggagatggaggaggaggaagaggaggaagaagagatggaggaggaaggttTGGAGCCTGAGAGCAGCAGCGCTGGTGAATCACCCAGagatgggagacagagaggagggctatccctctccctgtcccctcctcccctggggcCGGACCACATGcctagagaggaggggggagtgatggGGGACTAA